One Candidatus Tectomicrobia bacterium genomic region harbors:
- the pyrE gene encoding orotate phosphoribosyltransferase: protein MNAAGTNREWEELRQLLLSKSYAKKKVVLASGRESDFYVDCRQTTLHGQGARLVGRLFLDRVKASGARAVGGPTLGADPMVTAIAMTAAVEGLDLPAFIIRKGTKDHGMGNRIEGMGNLARGMKVAIVEDVVTTASSTLGAIEAAQAAGLDVVQVICLVDREEGGRENLAARGFSLDALYTKTTLLGGRSG from the coding sequence ATGAACGCCGCCGGAACGAACCGGGAATGGGAGGAGCTCCGCCAGCTCCTGCTGAGCAAGTCCTACGCCAAGAAGAAGGTGGTCCTCGCCTCGGGCCGCGAGAGCGACTTCTACGTCGACTGCCGCCAGACCACCCTCCACGGCCAGGGCGCCCGGCTCGTCGGGAGGCTCTTCCTTGATCGCGTCAAGGCGAGCGGGGCGCGTGCCGTGGGCGGCCCCACGCTGGGCGCCGACCCCATGGTCACCGCCATCGCCATGACCGCCGCCGTCGAGGGACTGGATCTCCCCGCCTTCATCATCCGCAAGGGCACCAAGGATCACGGCATGGGGAACCGCATCGAGGGCATGGGGAACCTCGCGCGGGGGATGAAGGTGGCCATCGTCGAGGACGTGGTGACGACGGCCTCCTCGACCCTCGGCGCCATCGAGGCGGCCCAGGCGGCGGGGCTCGATGTGGTCCAGGTGATCTGCCTCGTGGACCGGGAAGAAGGAGGGCGCGAGAACCTCGCCGCCCGCGGCTTCTCCCTCGACGCCCTCTACACCAAGACGACGCTGCTCGGCGGGCGCTCAGGATAA
- a CDS encoding methyltransferase domain-containing protein: MDSSKAQREAVQRIYNRDSDYYITSVPHARSNSLTRAFEVLNPQGGVLLDVATGAGHTAFKMAEGCRKVIASDLTQGMLDSARKLAGEKKAANVRFLRADSENLGVRDSALDYLSVRIAPHHFADVRGFLREAARVLKRGGKLVYVDNVAPEEPREAAAYNHFEKVRDPSHNRCDPTPVLIEMMEEAGLRVLHCEMVRKKMVLDEWTNRPHLDEKTKRELRAFLDNPSPAIRHWLAPREEGGQFVFDEVEAVILALRP, translated from the coding sequence ATGGACAGCTCCAAGGCGCAGCGCGAGGCCGTCCAGCGCATCTACAACCGCGACTCGGACTACTACATCACCAGCGTGCCCCACGCGCGGAGCAATTCCCTCACCCGCGCCTTCGAGGTGCTGAACCCGCAGGGCGGCGTCCTCCTCGACGTGGCCACCGGGGCGGGCCACACCGCGTTCAAGATGGCCGAGGGCTGCCGCAAGGTGATCGCGAGCGACCTGACCCAGGGGATGCTCGACTCGGCCCGCAAGCTGGCCGGCGAGAAGAAGGCCGCGAACGTCCGCTTCCTCCGGGCCGACTCGGAGAACCTGGGGGTCCGGGACAGCGCCCTGGACTACCTCTCGGTGCGCATCGCCCCCCACCACTTCGCCGACGTGCGGGGGTTCCTGCGCGAGGCGGCGCGGGTGCTCAAGCGGGGCGGGAAGCTCGTCTACGTGGACAACGTGGCGCCCGAGGAACCCCGCGAGGCGGCCGCCTACAACCACTTCGAGAAGGTCCGCGACCCCAGCCACAACCGCTGCGACCCGACCCCCGTTCTGATCGAGATGATGGAGGAGGCGGGCCTGCGCGTCCTTCACTGCGAGATGGTGCGGAAGAAGATGGTCCTGGACGAGTGGACCAACCGGCCCCACCTCGACGAGAAGACCAAGCGGGAGCTGCGCGCCTTCCTCGACAACCCCTCCCCCGCCATCCGCCACTGGCTCGCCCCCCGCGAGGAAGGAGGCCAATTCGTCTTCGACGAGGTCGAGGCCGTCATCCTCGCCCTTCGCCCCTGA
- a CDS encoding DUF2007 domain-containing protein encodes MWKILTDPEALPSLRLVKAAGGQMEALIVKSRLEAEGIPVHLRYEAAGSLYGLAATGMGRVDVLVPEAFAEAALRLCGGEAEPIEGGDAA; translated from the coding sequence ATGTGGAAAATCCTGACAGACCCCGAAGCCCTCCCCTCCCTCCGGCTGGTGAAGGCGGCCGGGGGGCAGATGGAGGCGCTCATCGTGAAGTCCCGCCTCGAGGCGGAGGGCATCCCCGTCCACCTGCGCTACGAGGCCGCGGGCTCCCTCTACGGGCTCGCCGCCACGGGCATGGGGCGGGTGGACGTCCTGGTGCCCGAGGCCTTCGCCGAGGCCGCCCTTCGCCTGTGCGGCGGGGAGGCCGAGCCCATCGAAGGAGGAGACGCCGCGTAG
- a CDS encoding cyclase family protein, translated as MRIIDLSVPIREGMPVWPGDPKPRLRFTQSFAAGDKNNVSEASLGLHTGTHLDAPMHFLEGAGGVEALPLGVLIGPARVIRIEHPHEVTAEELRRHDLSGAARFLIRTRNSDARWWEKPFDPGFCHMTPGAAEALLEAGMRLLGVDSLSVDGKGAPGAPVHHLLLPKGVVLLEGLDLSQAEPGDYELIALPPCSRAATAPRRGRCCGRDKIGLAVP; from the coding sequence ATGCGCATCATCGACCTGAGCGTCCCCATCCGCGAGGGGATGCCCGTCTGGCCGGGCGATCCCAAGCCCCGCCTGCGCTTCACGCAGTCCTTCGCCGCGGGGGATAAGAACAACGTGAGCGAGGCCTCCCTCGGCCTCCACACCGGCACCCACCTGGACGCCCCCATGCACTTCCTCGAAGGGGCGGGCGGGGTCGAGGCCCTGCCCCTCGGCGTCCTCATCGGCCCGGCCCGGGTCATCCGCATCGAGCACCCTCACGAGGTGACGGCGGAGGAGCTGCGCCGCCACGACCTCTCGGGCGCGGCGCGTTTCCTCATCCGAACGCGCAACTCCGACGCCCGCTGGTGGGAGAAGCCCTTCGACCCCGGCTTCTGCCACATGACGCCCGGGGCGGCCGAGGCGCTCCTCGAGGCCGGGATGCGCCTCCTGGGGGTGGACTCCCTCTCGGTGGACGGCAAGGGCGCCCCGGGCGCCCCTGTCCACCATCTCCTCCTCCCCAAGGGGGTGGTGCTGCTCGAGGGCCTCGACCTCTCCCAGGCGGAGCCCGGGGACTACGAGCTCATCGCCCTGCCCCCCTGTTCGAGGGCCGCGACGGCGCCCCGGCGCGGGCGGTGCTGCGGACGAGATAAAATAGGGTTGGCCGTACCGTAG
- a CDS encoding N-acetylmuramoyl-L-alanine amidase, translating into MPRPRFSPVLPIAALLAAALAWSGARAQMPLVPAPAAPAITPRAPGARPGDRAAGFLLVIDPGHGGRDEGSKGPGVAEKEVTLKAAKLLGERLKRHEGITVLFTREDDTELTPVQRAAIANFNLASFFLSLQADASWRPGARGASILLSAPQRPPRVEGEPFEAVALRWQRGQNVHLAGSLRFAQELQTRFAAIPGAGKPPILTLPLQGLEGARMPAAYVSLGVISTPEEAARLRELDAENPYIVALEAEILRLAGLQPAAPRGQDAPPGPGQPSGRPDGPARQDKD; encoded by the coding sequence GTGCCCCGACCGAGGTTCTCCCCCGTTCTTCCGATCGCCGCCCTTCTGGCCGCCGCCCTGGCTTGGAGCGGGGCGCGCGCGCAGATGCCCCTCGTGCCCGCCCCCGCCGCGCCCGCGATCACGCCCCGGGCGCCGGGCGCCCGGCCGGGGGACCGGGCGGCGGGCTTCTTGCTGGTGATCGATCCCGGCCACGGCGGCCGTGACGAGGGGAGCAAGGGGCCGGGGGTCGCCGAGAAGGAGGTCACCCTCAAGGCGGCGAAGCTCCTCGGCGAGCGTCTGAAGCGCCACGAGGGCATCACGGTGCTCTTCACCCGGGAGGACGACACCGAGCTCACGCCCGTGCAGCGCGCGGCGATCGCGAACTTCAACCTCGCCTCCTTCTTTCTCTCCCTCCAGGCCGACGCCTCCTGGCGCCCCGGCGCCCGGGGGGCGAGCATCCTCCTCTCGGCGCCCCAGCGCCCGCCCCGTGTGGAGGGGGAGCCCTTCGAGGCGGTGGCCCTGCGCTGGCAGCGGGGCCAGAACGTCCACCTGGCGGGGAGCCTCCGCTTCGCCCAGGAGCTGCAAACTCGCTTCGCCGCCATCCCGGGGGCGGGGAAGCCCCCCATCCTCACCCTGCCGCTCCAGGGCCTCGAGGGGGCGCGGATGCCCGCCGCCTACGTGAGCCTGGGCGTCATCTCCACCCCCGAGGAGGCCGCGCGGCTGCGGGAGCTCGACGCGGAGAACCCCTACATCGTGGCGCTCGAGGCCGAGATCCTGCGCCTGGCCGGGCTTCAGCCGGCCGCGCCCCGGGGGCAGGACGCTCCGCCGGGCCCGGGGCAGCCCTCCGGCCGGCCCGATGGCCCGGCCCGCCAGGACAAGGATTGA
- a CDS encoding DMT family transporter has translation MPNTPLAVSFALANAVTVSFLNLSVRRADRHGNAATGVSIGLLFALPFTGAASWYLWREGWWDPAAWAYFAASGAVGPSVARVLLFLSIQRLGVPRAVPLVSTMPLAAAVMGIAFLDERPGLIVLAGTLLVVAGCMAITAKRGEDRSWSRRDLWLPFASVVAFSLSHVLRKKGLVLVPSPVLGFTVMSAAGLACLWLFGGLLPREQRPGWGTAAAWRVYSVAGAFNAVSVLFHFYALQHGDLTVVIPLASTAPFFSLVLSWIFLRGIDRVTGLIVAGTVLVVLGGALITWRVL, from the coding sequence TTGCCGAACACCCCGCTCGCCGTCTCCTTCGCCCTCGCCAACGCCGTCACGGTGAGCTTCCTGAACCTGTCGGTGCGGCGCGCCGACCGCCACGGGAATGCGGCCACCGGGGTCAGCATCGGCCTCCTCTTCGCCCTGCCCTTCACGGGGGCCGCCTCCTGGTACCTCTGGCGGGAGGGATGGTGGGACCCGGCGGCGTGGGCGTACTTCGCGGCATCGGGCGCCGTCGGCCCCTCGGTCGCGCGGGTGCTCTTGTTCCTCTCGATCCAGCGCCTGGGTGTCCCCCGCGCCGTGCCCCTGGTTTCGACCATGCCCCTGGCGGCGGCCGTCATGGGCATCGCCTTCCTGGACGAGCGCCCCGGCCTCATCGTCCTGGCGGGGACCCTCCTGGTCGTGGCGGGATGCATGGCCATCACCGCCAAGCGCGGGGAGGACCGGTCCTGGAGCCGGCGCGACCTGTGGCTGCCCTTCGCCTCGGTCGTCGCCTTCTCGCTCTCGCACGTCCTGCGGAAGAAGGGCCTGGTCCTGGTGCCCTCGCCCGTCCTGGGGTTCACCGTGATGAGCGCGGCCGGGCTCGCCTGCCTCTGGCTCTTCGGGGGGCTCCTGCCCAGGGAGCAGCGGCCCGGCTGGGGCACGGCGGCCGCCTGGCGGGTCTACAGCGTGGCCGGGGCCTTCAACGCCGTCTCCGTCCTGTTCCACTTCTACGCGCTCCAGCACGGGGACCTGACCGTCGTCATCCCCCTGGCTTCGACGGCGCCCTTCTTCTCCCTCGTGCTGAGCTGGATCTTCCTGCGCGGCATCGACCGGGTGACCGGCCTCATCGTGGCGGGGACGGTGCTGGTGGTGCTGGGCGGGGCGCTCATCACCTGGCGGGTGCTGTGA
- the bioA gene encoding adenosylmethionine--8-amino-7-oxononanoate transaminase has product MDEPERLRRLAALDRKHLWHPFTPADEWEREDPPLIVERGEGAYLIDVEGRRYLDGVSSLWVNLHGHRREELDRAVRDQLGRIAHSTQLGMGHPAPIELAARLAGIAPPGLTRVFYSDSGATAVEIALKMAFQYQRQRTPPRPGKGRFMALGLAYHGDTLGAVSAGGIDLFHHIFGPLLFPVLRIEAPYCCRCPRGAAEPPCPVCAGEEAEAAILAHAEELAAVILEPMAQGAAGMIVQPPGFLRRIREACTRADVLLIADEVATGFGRTGRMFACEHAGVSPDILCLAKGITGGYLPLAATLATEAIYDAFRGAPEEGRTFFHGHSYTGNPLGCAAALANLDIFEKDRTLDALQPKIARLWRELESLRDLPHVGEVRGLGFMAGIELVRDKAAKAPFGPALRMGRRVILAARKRGLAIRPLGDVVVLMPPYCVSEDEIAWMVRVVRESIEEAVG; this is encoded by the coding sequence ATGGACGAGCCGGAGCGCCTGCGCCGGCTGGCGGCGCTCGACCGGAAGCACCTCTGGCACCCCTTCACCCCGGCGGACGAGTGGGAGCGGGAGGACCCGCCCCTCATCGTCGAGCGGGGCGAGGGCGCATACCTCATTGATGTCGAGGGCCGCCGCTACCTGGACGGCGTCTCCTCCCTCTGGGTGAACCTCCACGGCCACCGCCGGGAGGAGCTCGACCGGGCCGTGCGGGACCAGCTCGGCCGCATCGCCCACTCCACCCAGCTCGGCATGGGCCACCCGGCCCCCATCGAGCTGGCCGCGCGCCTCGCGGGCATCGCCCCCCCGGGCCTCACCCGGGTCTTCTACTCGGACAGCGGGGCCACCGCCGTCGAGATCGCCCTCAAGATGGCCTTCCAGTACCAGCGCCAGCGCACCCCGCCCCGGCCCGGGAAGGGCCGCTTCATGGCCCTCGGCCTCGCCTACCACGGGGATACCCTGGGGGCGGTGAGCGCGGGGGGCATCGATCTTTTTCACCACATCTTCGGGCCCCTCCTTTTCCCCGTCCTGCGCATCGAGGCTCCTTACTGCTGCCGCTGCCCGCGCGGGGCGGCGGAGCCCCCCTGCCCCGTCTGCGCGGGGGAGGAGGCGGAGGCCGCGATCCTCGCCCACGCGGAGGAGCTGGCCGCCGTCATCCTCGAGCCCATGGCGCAGGGGGCGGCGGGGATGATCGTCCAGCCCCCCGGCTTCCTTCGGAGGATCCGCGAGGCCTGCACCCGGGCGGACGTCCTCCTCATCGCGGACGAGGTGGCCACCGGCTTCGGGCGGACGGGGCGGATGTTCGCCTGTGAGCACGCGGGCGTCTCCCCCGACATCCTGTGCCTCGCCAAGGGCATCACGGGGGGCTACCTGCCCTTGGCCGCCACCCTGGCCACGGAGGCCATCTACGACGCCTTCCGGGGGGCGCCCGAGGAGGGCCGCACCTTCTTCCACGGCCACTCCTACACCGGGAACCCCCTGGGCTGCGCGGCGGCGCTCGCCAACCTCGACATCTTCGAGAAGGACAGGACGCTCGACGCCCTCCAGCCCAAGATCGCCCGCCTGTGGCGCGAGCTCGAATCCCTGCGCGATCTGCCCCACGTGGGGGAGGTGCGCGGCCTGGGCTTCATGGCGGGGATCGAGCTGGTCCGGGACAAGGCGGCGAAGGCCCCCTTCGGCCCCGCGCTCCGGATGGGGCGGCGGGTCATCCTCGCGGCGCGCAAGAGGGGCCTCGCCATCCGCCCCCTGGGGGACGTGGTGGTGCTCATGCCCCCCTATTGCGTGAGCGAAGACGAGATCGCCTGGATGGTGCGGGTGGTGCGGGAGAGCATCGAGGAGGCGGTGGGATAG
- a CDS encoding DUF1003 domain-containing protein has translation MARGNHSYQTCPVCSLSRRAGDMMDGGLVRPPIVELIRQKSPQWSPADSICLSCVNRFRADYVEDILEKDKGELSKLEEEVVTSLRDQEDILAENINPEFDRQLTFGERMADKIAEFGGSWSFILSFGLVLLLWIALNSFLMARHPFDPYPYILLNLVLSCLAALQAPIIMMSQNRQEARDRLRAEHDYRVNLKAELEIRLLHGKIDQLLTNQWQRLLEIQKIQMEMMARPHGPAPRALPKPAEGNQAT, from the coding sequence ATGGCCCGAGGAAACCACAGTTATCAGACCTGCCCGGTGTGCAGCCTGTCCAGGCGCGCGGGCGACATGATGGACGGCGGCTTGGTGCGCCCGCCCATCGTGGAGCTGATCCGGCAGAAGAGCCCGCAGTGGTCCCCCGCCGACAGCATCTGCCTTTCTTGCGTCAACCGCTTCCGCGCGGACTACGTGGAGGACATCCTCGAAAAGGACAAGGGCGAGCTCTCGAAGCTGGAAGAGGAGGTCGTGACCAGCCTTCGCGACCAGGAGGACATCCTGGCGGAGAACATCAACCCCGAGTTCGACCGCCAGCTCACCTTCGGCGAGCGCATGGCCGACAAGATCGCCGAGTTCGGCGGGAGCTGGTCTTTCATCCTGAGCTTCGGCCTGGTTCTCCTCCTTTGGATTGCCCTAAACTCGTTCCTCATGGCGAGGCATCCCTTCGATCCCTACCCTTACATCCTCCTCAACCTCGTCCTCTCCTGTTTGGCCGCCCTGCAGGCACCCATCATCATGATGAGCCAGAACCGCCAGGAGGCGAGGGACCGGCTGCGCGCCGAGCACGATTACCGGGTGAACCTCAAGGCCGAGCTCGAGATCCGCCTCTTGCACGGCAAGATCGACCAGCTGCTCACCAACCAGTGGCAGCGGCTTCTCGAGATCCAGAAGATCCAGATGGAGATGATGGCCCGGCCGCACGGCCCGGCCCCGCGCGCCCTCCCCAAGCCTGCCGAGGGGAACCAGGCGACGTAG
- a CDS encoding GerMN domain-containing protein, whose amino-acid sequence MKELKELRLKRRRRAMLWVGLWVVLGFAAALYFFDPFTDLIQKGRRAAFGPPDGGRPALAAPAQVVLFFPSAEADLLARHPAEVEQGKEPIHTVRNTLEALLKGPQRPGYAPAAPPGAKLRTAVPGPDGTLLVDFDKSFRASHPGGAWSEYLTAYAVANTVLHNFKDFQRVRILIEGQETETVAGALSLNEPLRLREDLVMREDEAAAPVQPGAVPPAPAPAGAAPPAQSPTRENPAQAPAKP is encoded by the coding sequence ATGAAGGAACTGAAGGAGCTGAGGCTGAAGCGCCGGCGGCGGGCGATGCTCTGGGTGGGGCTCTGGGTGGTCCTGGGTTTCGCCGCGGCCCTCTACTTCTTCGACCCGTTCACCGACCTCATCCAGAAGGGGCGCCGGGCCGCCTTCGGCCCGCCGGACGGCGGGCGGCCCGCCCTCGCCGCCCCGGCCCAGGTGGTGCTCTTCTTCCCCAGCGCCGAGGCCGACCTCCTCGCCCGCCACCCGGCCGAGGTGGAGCAGGGGAAGGAGCCCATCCACACCGTGCGCAACACCCTGGAGGCCCTGCTGAAGGGCCCCCAGCGGCCCGGCTACGCGCCCGCCGCGCCCCCAGGCGCCAAGCTCCGCACCGCCGTCCCCGGCCCGGACGGCACCCTCCTCGTGGACTTCGACAAGAGCTTCCGCGCCTCCCACCCCGGCGGCGCCTGGAGCGAGTACCTCACGGCCTACGCGGTGGCCAACACCGTCCTCCACAACTTCAAGGATTTCCAGCGGGTGCGCATCCTGATCGAGGGCCAGGAGACCGAGACCGTCGCCGGCGCCCTCTCCCTCAACGAGCCCCTGCGCCTGCGGGAGGACCTGGTGATGCGGGAGGACGAGGCCGCCGCGCCCGTCCAGCCGGGCGCCGTCCCCCCCGCACCGGCGCCGGCGGGAGCGGCACCGCCGGCCCAGAGCCCGACCCGGGAGAATCCGGCGCAGGCCCCCGCGAAACCCTGA
- a CDS encoding DMT family transporter — translation MSGAFLAAAYSLGTSLCTASFSLIVRRGQQHGSAFTGVVIGLIVSVPVLLAICAVAWDPRTWDTAGVLWFALGGFTGPSLGRIFMYRGIHHLGVARAMPMMATGPLFTGALAVMFMGERPGPLVWAATFLITAGCAAISYKKKEDKSWNRRHLWMPLVSLVGFALSNIFRKMGLMSAPSPLLGITVTSVVGLVFLTILARFLSPAQRPSFDSGKAWAFYGVCGLVNTLSFFLHFFALLYGDLTIVTPLSSTAPLFALLFSWIFLRDVERVTGWIVSGTALIVLGVALIAWSV, via the coding sequence GTGAGCGGCGCCTTCCTCGCGGCGGCCTATTCGCTCGGGACCTCCCTCTGCACCGCCTCCTTCAGCCTCATCGTGCGCCGGGGGCAGCAGCACGGCTCGGCCTTCACCGGGGTCGTGATCGGGCTCATCGTGAGCGTGCCCGTCCTCCTCGCCATCTGCGCCGTGGCCTGGGACCCGCGCACCTGGGACACCGCCGGGGTGCTGTGGTTCGCGCTGGGGGGCTTCACCGGGCCCTCCCTGGGCCGGATATTCATGTACCGGGGCATCCATCATCTGGGGGTGGCCCGGGCCATGCCCATGATGGCCACGGGCCCGCTCTTCACGGGCGCCCTGGCCGTGATGTTCATGGGGGAGAGGCCGGGGCCCCTCGTGTGGGCCGCGACCTTCCTCATCACGGCGGGCTGCGCGGCGATCTCCTACAAGAAGAAGGAGGACAAGAGCTGGAACCGCCGCCACCTGTGGATGCCCCTCGTCTCCCTCGTCGGCTTCGCCCTCTCCAACATCTTCCGGAAGATGGGGCTGATGAGCGCCCCCTCGCCCCTGCTGGGCATCACCGTCACGAGCGTGGTCGGGCTCGTCTTCCTGACGATCCTGGCCCGCTTTCTCTCCCCGGCGCAGCGCCCGAGTTTCGATTCCGGAAAGGCCTGGGCCTTCTACGGCGTCTGCGGGCTCGTGAACACCCTCTCTTTCTTCCTCCACTTCTTCGCGCTCCTGTACGGCGACCTCACCATCGTGACGCCGCTCTCCTCCACCGCGCCGCTGTTCGCGCTCCTGTTCAGCTGGATTTTCCTGCGGGACGTGGAGCGGGTGACGGGCTGGATCGTGTCGGGGACGGCGCTGATCGTCCTGGGGGTGGCGCTGATCGCCTGGTCGGTGTGA
- a CDS encoding DMT family transporter, with the protein MGKAAFFPLTDAPLAVFFSIANALTMGLFGFLVRHSESRANAATGVLIGLIVSLPFMAAATYFLWEPSWWNWKALGLFAAAGAINPAVGRVFLFLSIYRLGLARAVPLVSTLPLASAGLGIAFLGERPGAAVYAGTLLVVAGCMAITSRKGMEGSWDRRSLWMPFAAVAAFSLAHLWQKIGLALVPSPVLGLTVMSAAGAACLLLFGRALPEVHRPRLGRGGWLFLGMTGLLNTLSVLCHFSALRYGDLTLVAPLTSTAPFFSLVLSWAFLRDSERVTLRVLAGTALVVLGGALITWRAL; encoded by the coding sequence ATGGGGAAAGCCGCCTTTTTCCCGCTGACCGACGCCCCGCTCGCGGTGTTCTTCTCCATCGCCAACGCCCTCACCATGGGCCTGTTCGGCTTCCTGGTGCGGCACTCGGAGAGCCGGGCGAACGCCGCGACGGGGGTCCTCATCGGCCTCATCGTGAGCCTCCCCTTCATGGCGGCGGCCACGTACTTCCTCTGGGAGCCCTCGTGGTGGAACTGGAAGGCTCTCGGCTTGTTCGCCGCGGCGGGCGCGATCAACCCGGCGGTGGGGCGGGTGTTCCTCTTCCTCTCGATCTACCGGCTGGGACTGGCCCGGGCGGTGCCCCTGGTCTCGACCCTGCCGCTCGCCTCCGCGGGCCTGGGGATCGCCTTCCTCGGGGAGCGCCCCGGCGCGGCCGTGTACGCCGGTACGCTGCTCGTGGTGGCGGGGTGCATGGCCATCACCTCCCGGAAGGGCATGGAGGGGTCCTGGGACCGGCGCTCCCTGTGGATGCCCTTCGCGGCGGTGGCGGCGTTCTCCCTCGCCCACCTGTGGCAGAAGATCGGCCTCGCCCTGGTGCCCTCGCCCGTCCTGGGCCTCACGGTGATGAGCGCCGCCGGGGCGGCCTGCCTCCTGCTGTTCGGCCGGGCGCTCCCGGAGGTCCACCGCCCCCGGCTCGGCCGGGGGGGATGGCTCTTCCTGGGGATGACCGGCCTCTTGAACACCCTCTCCGTCCTCTGCCACTTCAGCGCGCTCCGCTACGGCGACCTCACCCTCGTCGCCCCCCTGACCTCGACCGCCCCCTTCTTCTCGCTGGTGCTGAGCTGGGCCTTCCTGCGCGATTCGGAGCGGGTGACCCTCCGGGTCCTGGCCGGGACGGCGCTGGTGGTGCTGGGCGGGGCGCTCATCACCTGGCGGGCGCTGTGA
- a CDS encoding DMT family transporter, which produces MSASLMAVFFAFGNAMGSSTFGLLVRRGERFANATTGVLIGLLVNLPIMGAAAWYFWDPAWWNPWGILCFAIDGVLGPPVGRVLMFLSIQRLGLARTAPLMSTLPLAASLLGIAFLGERPGLPILAGTLLVAAGCAAITSRRGGGGGWDRRNLWLPFAAVGAFALGHLFRKVGLGLIPSPLFGLTMLSLTGALFLYPLGQLLPEAHRPRPGRWRAWPFYALVGLVNTVAVGCHFTALRYGDLSVVAPLTSTGPFFSLLLSGLFLRDLERVTPWLVAGTSLVVLGGGIITWRAL; this is translated from the coding sequence ATGAGCGCCAGCCTGATGGCCGTCTTCTTCGCCTTCGGCAACGCCATGGGGTCGAGCACCTTCGGCCTTCTGGTGCGCCGGGGGGAGCGCTTCGCCAACGCGACCACGGGCGTGCTCATCGGGCTGCTGGTGAACCTCCCGATCATGGGGGCGGCCGCCTGGTACTTCTGGGACCCGGCCTGGTGGAACCCCTGGGGCATCCTCTGCTTCGCCATCGACGGCGTCCTGGGGCCGCCCGTGGGGCGGGTGCTGATGTTCCTCTCGATCCAGCGGCTGGGCTTGGCCCGCACGGCGCCGCTCATGTCCACCCTGCCGCTCGCCGCCTCGCTGCTGGGCATCGCCTTCCTGGGGGAGCGGCCGGGGCTGCCCATCCTGGCCGGGACGCTTCTGGTGGCGGCGGGCTGCGCGGCCATCACCTCGAGGCGAGGGGGCGGCGGGGGGTGGGACCGCCGGAACCTCTGGCTTCCCTTCGCGGCGGTCGGCGCGTTCGCGCTCGGGCACCTGTTCCGCAAGGTGGGGCTGGGGCTCATCCCCTCCCCCCTCTTCGGGCTCACGATGCTGAGCCTGACGGGGGCGCTCTTCCTCTACCCCCTGGGGCAGCTCCTCCCGGAGGCGCACCGCCCCCGGCCCGGCCGCTGGCGCGCATGGCCCTTCTACGCCCTGGTCGGGCTGGTGAACACGGTGGCAGTCGGGTGCCACTTCACCGCGCTGCGCTACGGCGATCTCTCCGTCGTGGCGCCCCTGACCTCGACCGGGCCCTTCTTCTCCCTGCTCTTGAGCGGGCTCTTCCTGCGCGACCTGGAGCGGGTGACGCCCTGGCTCGTGGCGGGGACGTCGCTGGTGGTGCTGGGCGGCGGGATCATCACCTGGCGGGCGCTGTGA